In Ailuropoda melanoleuca isolate Jingjing chromosome 11, ASM200744v2, whole genome shotgun sequence, a genomic segment contains:
- the ZAR1 gene encoding zygote arrest protein 1: MAALGDEVLDGYMYPACVPYSYPYPYPPAAKSKGEAGGGGWRHRGGGYAPASSSSSSSSAGAAVSSFPGCGQLTAAEYFDSYQRAQLMALLSQVSPGLGPRPRRASSRDVAVQVNPRRDASVQCSLGRRTLLRRVRDSAPLAGPGLEGAAGPGLSPRDTGAGEGARWRAPRSPEQPPPVGRTEDAAAERSSPGSPEQAKERPRFQFLEQKYGYYHCKDCNIRWESAYVWCVQGTNKVYFKQFCRTCQKSYNPYRVEDITCQSCKQTRCSCTVKLRHVDPKRPHRQDLCGRCKGKRLSCDSTFSFKYII, translated from the exons ATGGCTGCCCTGGGGGATGAGGTGCTGGACGGTTACATGTATCCGGCGTGCGTCCCCTACTCGTACCCGTACCCCTACCCGCCGGCCGCCAAGAGCAAGGGCGAGGCgggcgggggtggctggcggcacCGTGGCGGGGGCTACGCTCCCGCGTCCTCCTCCTCGTCGTCCTCCTCTGCCGGGGCGGCCGTGTCGTCTTTCCCGGGCTGCGGGCAGCTGACGGCCGCCGAGTACTTCGACAGCTACCAGCGGGCGCAGCTCATGGCCCTCCTGTCGCAGGTGAGCCCGGGCCTGGGCCCGCGGCCCCGCAGGGCCAGCAGCCGGGACGTGGCGGTGCAGGTGAACCCGCGCCGCGACGCCTCGGTGCAGTGCTCGCTGGGGCGGCGCACGCTGCTGCGCCGGGTCCGCGACTCCGCTCCCCTGGCCGGCCCTGGCCTCGAGGGAGCGGCGG GGCCGGGGTTGTCGCCGCGGGACACAGGGGCGGGCGAGGGAGCCCGGTGGCGCGCGCCCAGGAGCCCGGAGCAGCCCCCGCCAGTGGGGCGGACGGAGGACGCCGCGGCAGAGAGGTCGTCGCCCGGGAGCCCCGAGCAGGCCAAGGAGCGGCCGCGCTTCCAG TTCTTAGAGCAGAAGTATGGCTACTATCACTGCAAGGACTGCAACATCCGGTGGGAAAGTGCCTACGTGTGGTGTGTGCAGGGCACCAACAAG GTTTACTTCAAGCAGTTTTGCAGAACTTGTCAGAAGTCTTATAACCCTTACCGAGTGGAGGATATCACCTGTCAG AGTTGTAAGCAGACTAGATGTTCCTGCACTGTAAAACTCCGCCACGTTGACCCCAAAAGGCCCCATCGTCAAGATTTGTGTGGGAGATGCAAAGGCAAACGCCTGTCCTGTGACAGCACTTTCAGcttcaaatatatcatttaa
- the SLC10A4 gene encoding sodium/bile acid cotransporter 4: protein MDGPDNATLLFAPSSLQPDNYTLSPNASSLRPGSDLPVAPTSSAGPSPGLSLAPSPSVGFSPGPTPTPEPTAGGSAGGPASLGPSLFPHPWAHPQTPFWDTPLNHGLNVFVGAALCITMLGLGCTVDVNHFGEHVRRPVGALLAALCQFGLLPLLAFLLALAFSLNEVAAVAVLLCGCCPGGNLSNLMSLLVDGDMNLSIIMTISSTLLALVLMPLCLWLYSRAWIDTPLVQLLPLGAVTLTLCSTLIPIGLGVFIRYKYNRVADYIVKVSLWSLLVTLVVLFIMTGTMLGPELLSSIPASVYMIAIFMPLAGYASGYGLATLFHLPPNCKRTVCLETGSQNVQLCTAILKLAFPPQFIGSMYMFPLLYALFQSAEAGVLVLIYKVYGSKILHKRDPLEEDEDTDISYQKLKEEMADASYGTVRADNLIVMETTQTSL from the exons ATGGACGGCCCCGACAACGCGACGCTGCTCTTCGCCCCGTCCTCGCTGCAGCCTGACAACTACACGCTGTCGCCCAATGCCAGCAGCCTGCGCCCCGGCTCGGACCTGCCCGTCGCCCCTACCTCCAGCGCCGGCCCCAGCCCCGGGCTCAGTCTCGCGCCCAGCCCGAGCGTCGGTTTCAGCCCCGGCCCCACGCCCACCCCCGAGCCGACGGCCGGCGGCTCGGCGGGCGGCCCGGCCAGCCTGGGCCCGTccctgttcccccacccctggGCGCACCCCCAGACCCCGTTCTGGGACACGCCGCTGAACCACGGGCTGAACGTGTTCGTGGGCGCCGCCCTGTGCATCACCATGCTGGGCCTAGGCTGCACCGTGGACGTGAACCACTTCGGGGAGCACGTCCGCCGGCCCGTGGGCGCGCTGCTGGCCGCGCTCTGCCAGTTCGGCTTGCTGCCGCTGCTCGCCTTCCTGCTGGCCCTGGCCTTCTCGCTCAACGAGGTGGCCGCCGTGGCGGTGCTCCTGTGCGGCTGCTGTCCCGGTGGGAATCTCTCCAACCTCATGTCCCTGCTGGTTGACGGCGACATGAACCTCAG CATCATCATGACCATCTCCTCTACGCTTCTGGCCCTAGTCTTGATGCCCCTGTGCCTGTGGCTGTATAGCCGGGCGTGGATCGACACCCCCCTGGTGCAGTTACTACCGCTGGGGGCAGTGACCCTGACCCTCTGCAGCACTCTCATCCCCATTGGCTTGGGGGTCTTCATTCGGTACAAATACAACCGGGTGGCGGACTACATTGTGAAG GTTTCCCTGTGGTCTCTGCTAGTGACGCTGGTGGTCCTTTTCATAATGACTGGCACTATGTTAGGACCTGAACTGCTGTCGAGCATTCCTGCAAGTGTTTACATGATAGCAATTTTTATGCCTTTGGCAGGCTATGCCTCAGGCTACGGCTTAGCTACTCTCTTCCATCTTCCACCCAACTGCAAGAGGACTGTCTGCCTGGAAACGGGTAGTCAGAATGTGCAGCTCTGTACTGCCATTCTGAAACTGGCCTTCCCACCACAATTCATAGGAAGTATGTACATGTTTCCCTTGCTTTATGCCCTTTTCCAGTCTGCAGAAGCAGGGGTTTTGGTTTTAATATATAAAGTGTACGGAAGCAAAATATTGCATAAGCGAGATCCTCTAGAAGAAGATGAAGATACAGATATTTCTTATCAGAAACTAAAAGAGGAGATGGCAGACGCTTCCTATGGCACAGTGAGAGCTGATAATTTAATTGTGATGGAAACCACTCAGACTTCTCTCTAA